ACCCGCCCGGACGACGACGCCCTTGACCGTATGGTGGCTGACAGCCTGGCCGGGGCGCAACACACCGCAAAGGACGACCGCTACCGGTTCGCCGATCCCGCGCACGAAATCCCGGACGTCGGTCCCCTGACGGACGAAGGTTTGGAAGACGTGCCGCTTCCCGAGAAGATCGAGCGGGCATTGGCGATAGAGCGGTCGGCGCTGGCCGTCGATCCCAGGGTCAAAAGGGTTCGGGGCGCCCGGTACGGAGAGGTCCGGGCGACTATGTTTCTCGCCAATTCCCTGGGCGTGGACGTCGGCTATGAAAAGACGGTGGTCTCCGCCCAGACGATGGCGATGGCGGGGGACGGCTCCGATCAGGAGATGGGGTGGGACGCGGAGTTCGCCCTGACGGCGGGCAGGATCGACCCCGAGCGGGTCGGACGGCGGGCGGGGGAGGAGGCCGTCTCCCGGCTGGGGGCGAAAAAGGCTCCCACCTGTTCGTGCGCGGCGCTCTTTGTGCCCCAGGCGGCGGTGGATATCCTCGAGGTGCTCTCATCATCCTTTCTGGGCGAGAACGTCATGAAGGGAAAATCGATGCTGGCGAAAAAGCTCGGAACCCGGGTGTTTTCGGAGCAGGTGACCATCGTGGACGACGGGTTGCTCCCCGGAGGGGTGGCCACCTCTCCCGTGGACGGCGAGGGCGTACCCGCCGGCACCCTGGAGCTGATCTCAAAAGGGGTGCTGAACGGGTTTCTCTACGACCTGGTCAACGCCGCCCGGGCGGGGGTGGAGCCCACCGGGTCCGCCGCCCGGGGCGGGGTGACGGCGCCGCCGACATCAAACGTCAGGAACTTTTTCATCAAGCCCGGCGATGCGGATGCCGACGCCCTGATTGCGGGGATGGGGACGGGCGTGATCATCACCGACCTGATGGGGGTGCACACCGCCGATCCGGTGACCGGGGAGTTCTCGGTGGGGGCGTCTGGATTTCTGGTGGAAAACGGGAAGAAGGGCGCGCCCTTCAAGGAGGCGGCGATCGCCGGGGACCTGATGACCCTCTTTTCCCGCATCATCGCCGTGGGGAATGACCTCCGCTTCTACGGCGGGACAGGTTCCCCCTCGTTTGTGGTGGAGGGACTGGATGTGAGCGGGGAGTGATCGGACAGAGTATTGTAATTACTTTTATTATTTAAAATTTCTAAATAGCGTACTTCGCTATTTAAAGAATTTAAATAACGGAAGATAATATTTAATATAGAATGAAACGGGCGGGACGCCGATAAAGCACCCCGCCCGTTCTGTTTCTCAGGTTTTTTAGTTTTTCTATTATTTAATGAACGTATCGGTCCATGCCGGGCGGTCGGGTTGTCTTCCTTCATCCAGCATCAGCCGCCAGGACTCGTCGGTCAGGCGGTCGCCGATGGGCCAGGGGAACTCGTAGTAGGAGAAAACCCCGCCCCGGGCGATGGAGAGGCCGCCGTTGCCGTTGGGCACCGCCACATATATCTCGAACACCCTGCCGGTGGCCTCCTCCAGGACGGATCCGCCGGCGTCGGTGGCCACGTCGGCCACGAGGGCCGAGTCGATTTTTTCAAAGAATCCGGCGTATCCTTCTCCATCGGCTGCGGATAACGTCAGCCATTCCAGCGTGCCGCCGATATACATGATGCGGTCGTATTCGTCCCGTTCCAGGAAAATCCCCTTGAGCTCTTTCTGGGAGACATCGAGCAGAAACACCAGAAGGCTGTCGAGACGATCGAGGATATCCGAGACGTTCTCGGTCAGAAGCGCCCGGGAGTCGAGGCCCGTTCGGGTCATCCGTGTGAGGGCCAAAAGCCGGGCGTAGACCTCCGGCTGGGGCTCCACCCAGCCGGTGATGACCGGCGGCTCCTCGCCGCCCATCTCCGCCATCACCTGCTTGGCGTAGAGGATCGTATCGTGCTTGAGCTCCGTCCACGATCCCATGGCGGTGGCAAGGTCCTTTCGCTCCCAGCTGTCATTTCTCATAAATGCGGGATACGACGCCCCCTTCTCCTCCAACAGCGGAAGGAAGGTATAGAGCCATGCCCAATAGATGGTCTGGGTCCAGGAATCCTCTTTCAATCCCGCGATCTCAGCTTTCACCTTTTCCATCTGCTCGGGATAGTTGAGGTATGCGGTCTCCCCGGTCTTTTCCAGGATGGAAAGCGCCTCGTCCGATCCCAGGGCCGCCATCACGTCGAGACCCACGGGCAGCATCCTCGGGTTTTCCAGGGTGCCGACGTTGCGGAAGATGAGCTGCTCGAAGATGTAGGCGTCCAGCACGAACCGCTGGCCCATGAAGCGAAACCCCTTGGTGACCTCATCCTCGTCCTCCCAGATGTACACCCACATGGAGTTGATCTGGGGCGGGGGGAGGGTTTCGGCCTTCTCCATGAACGCGGATAGTTTCTTCTTATCTCCCAGGTCTTTTGGGCTGAAGGATGCACCGAAGACTTCTTTCATGATGGGGCGATAGTCCGAAATCGAGAGATCATCCGATTTCCCCACCAGGAATCCTGTGGGCTCATAGACCCGCTCCCACACAGAAGCGGCGGGATCCGCCCCGACACCGGTCGTATCCATCAGATAGGTGATCAACAGGGCGGCCTTCGTCTCATCACTGTTGTCCAGGCGGAAGCACCTCCGGCCGTACCACATCATGGCCCTGAAATAGCGGGAGAGGTCCTCGCTCTTGGTGTAGTGGCCTCGGGGGACGTACTGGGAGTAATCCTCGACCTGGCCCGGGAAGAGTACGCCCTCGGACAGCCCCGTGTGGGCGTCGATTAGGGCGAGCTCCTTCGTGACGATGTCCCTCACCGGTTCGGGAATGGGGGTCTGGGGGTCCAGGAGCTTTTCCGCCACGGAAAAGTATGCCAGCACGAGCTTCGCCGTCTCCTCCATCGATGTGCCGGAAAGCTCGTTGTAGAGTTTTTCCGCATCAATCCTGAGGGCCGTGGAGAGGGCCGTGATGTCCGGCGCGAACCGCTCACGCTCCAGGTCTCGGAGGATTTTGTCGAACAGGAGGTGATAGACGTGGAGCGCCGCGTCGGTGGTGACGAAGGAAGGCTCTTCCATGTAGAACGTCTGGTCATAGAGGGGGTAGAACTCTTTCCAGTCCGCCGGTTTCACCACGAAGCCGTTGGCCTTCAGGTGTTCCATCTGGGCGGGGGTGAGATCGAAGCTGCCTGTGTTGGAGAGATCGGCGGCATCGATCGGAAGGGTGTAGCCCCGGTACGTTTCCGGGACGGTCACCGCCGGCTTATCGTACTCGGCAAACCCGTCGCTCCCAGGGTCCAGCGCCAGGGCGAGCCCCGCCGGGAGCAGCAGGAGCGCAAGCGAGCAGAGTATCAGACTTATATGAAGTATTTTCATGACGGTTTCCTCTCTCTGAAGTGCAAAAAATTATTATACCAGATTCCCCCGGCGACGTCGAAAAATGACGACTATTGCTGTTTTCACGCGCCGGACTACCACAGGACCAGGTCGTCGATGCCGTCGCCGTCTCGATCGGTGATGGAAAGACCCGTGAACCGTCCCGGAATCGGCCCCCACTTCATCACGAATCCCATGTCCTCCCACTCCCAGATGTCCACGAAGCGGGGGCGTTTGCACCATACGCCGCACCATTTCTTACCGTACTCACCCCTGATCGTCGCCACCTCGTATATGCCGTCCCCGTCCAGGTCTCCCGACGCCATGTCTTCTATCGGAAACGGCAGGGCCGACCCCGCCCAGATCTCATCACCGGTGTCCGGCTCCAGGACGATCAAATGACAGCTCATGCCGTTTTTATCTTTATAAGATGCGATGGGGCTTTCCTCCTCGTGCCAGCGCATGATGGGCCAGTCCCGCCAGGGCCGCCACACGACCACAATCAGCTCGGCCCTGCCGTCTCCGGTCACATCAACCACGGCGCTCTCCGTGATCTCCCAGCCTGTGGCGTGGGGCGGGAGGGAAAACGGTGTCGCCGGGGGGGGCTCGATATCGTCACTGAACACCGTGTCCAGCACCACAGGCTCGCCGGAGGCGAAGCCGATGGTTTGATATGTCGCCGGCGCACATCCAAAGCCGCCCATCCCCACCGACGCGCACAACAGGAGTAATACAGAAATACGTAAGACACATCGCACGGTCATTTTGTTCGGGCTTCTTTTGGTATCTGAAAGGAGCCGCTCAGGACCACCTCGCATCGGTCGTCCCGGTCGCATCGGGTAACCGACACCTCGAAGCTCTCCTGACCGATCAGTATCAGCCCGGCGTGGGAGTGCGGGGCCAGCGGGTAGAGGTCGCCCGGGTTCAGGAGGACCACGCCGCTTCGCTCCGAGAGGTGGGGGCGGTGGGTGTGGCCGAAGATGATCAGCCGGGCCCCCAGGGCGTTTCCCCGGTGTGCGAGGTCGTCCATATTTTTTTTCCAAATATCTCGGGGGGCGTAGGGATTCAGATCGAACTGGTGGCCGTGGGTCACATGACACAAGAGACCCGAAAGATCCAGGGTCGTCTCCGGGGGATAGTCCCCTCCTGTGTCCTCGTTGCCGGTCACCCCCACCGTTTGAAACTCCCCGGCTCCGGCAAGCGTTGCCAGGTCCCCCACCCCGTCGCCCGCATGAATCAGGACATCAAAGGGGGCGATGAGGTCAAGGACCTCATTCGCTCGATTTGTGTTGTGATGGGTATCGGAAATGACGGCGACCCGCACGGCCTGTGTCTCCTTCCGGGATGGGTGTCTCTGAAAATACCGTTTCGTGTCGGGGTGTGATGATTTCCCGTGTTATTCCCGCTCGAGGTCAAGGATCATGGCGGTTTCCCGGCAGTCGGGAAAATAGACGCACTTGAGGCAGTGGCTCCATATTTTGTGGGGCAGGACGGCCTTGTCGACGACGGTAAACCCGAACCGGCGAAAGAACTCCGGGATGTAGGTGAGCACGAAGATGTGGTTAACCCCCAGAGACGGGGCGTCGGCGATGCACGCGTCTATGAGCTTCCCGGCGATGCCGATATTCTGATGGGCCTTGTTTACCGCCAGGGATCGTATCTCCGCCAGGCCCCCGGTCATGGGAAGCGCACTGGATGAACCGATCGGCGGGTCGGTGCCGCCGTTGTTTTCCATACCGTGGGGGCCCCAGGTCACGTGAAGCGCCGCGGCGCCCACAACGCCGTCGTCCTCGCGGTCGAACACGAAATAGGAGCGGATTCTGTCATACAGCTCCGAGAGGGATACCGGGAGCATGTCTCCCGATTTTCCGTAGGGCTCTATCAACCGCCTCATAGCGGGTATGTCTTCGATGCGTGCTTTTCGTATCATGGTCTCTCGTGATTTCGCGGGTGGTTAGTGTCGTTTTATTCGGTACGGTATAGGGATGGGTGGGTCGGTGCGCCCGGTCATCTCGCCGTCTCGATCATTTCCTTGGCATGATTCAGGGTGGTTTCCGTGATGATCTCACCCCCGAGCATCCGGGCGATCTCCATGACCCGCTCATCCTGGGAGAGCCGCTCCACCCGTGTGATGGTTCGCGACGTATCCGCCCCGGTCCTGGCGGCGTCCTTGACCACGGAGTAGTGGGTATCGGCGAAACTGGCGATCTGGGGAAGGTGCGTAATGCAGATGACCTGCTGGTGGCTGCTGACCTGTTTCAGTTTTTTACCCACCACCTGGGCGATGCCGCCGCCGATGCCCGAATCCACCTCGTCGAAGATGAGGGTGGGGATGACCTGGGTCTGGGCGAGGGTTTTCTTCATTGCCAGAAGCAGACGGGAGAGCTCTCCACCCGAGGCGATGCGGGCGAGCGCCCTCGGCTCCTCCCCGACGTTGGGAGAGATGAAAAACTCGACGCGATCTATCCCTGTGGGGTTCGCGGCGATGCCGTCCAGGGAAAACTCCCCCTCCTTCGCTTTTCTGGTGTCGATGTTCACCACGAAACGGGTCCCCTGCATCCCCAGGGACGATACCTCCTCTTCGACCATGCGGGAAAACCGGGCGCCCACGTCCCTTCTCTGTTTTCCCAGCTCCCGGGCGTGACGAAGGGCCTCGGCCTTTACTGTTTCAATCTCCCCTTTCAGCCTTTGGATGTTCTCTTCGCTCATCTCGATGCCGGAGAGCTCAGCCTTCGCCTTCTCGGCGAAGGCGAGGATATCCGTGATTGTGCCGTCGGGGGTTTGTGCATATTTCTTTTTCAAGGACGAGATCAGGCGCAGCCGCTCCTGCACCTGGTCGAGGCGCTCCGGATCGAAGGAGACCCGGGAGGCGTATGACTCCAGCTCTTTTCCGGCATCCTCGATGCCGTACAGCGCCTCGGCGAGGGTTTCTGCGAGGGCTCCCAGGTTTTTATCGAGCTCGGCCAACTCCCGGACCTTCGACAGCGCCTCGGCGATGTTTTCGGATGCGGAGTTCTCCATGGCATACAGGAGTCGGTGGGCCTCGTCCGCGTTTTTGAAGAGCTTTTCGGCATTGGCCAAGAGCGTTCGCTCCTCCCTGAGTTCCTCCTCCTCGCCCGCCGCCAGCTTCGCATCGTCTATTTCCTTGATCTGAAACCTCAGGAACTCGATGCGGCGCTCCTTTTCCGCCTCGTCCATCCGTAATGATTCCATCTGTTCGGTCAGCGTCCGAACCCGGCGGATCAGCTCTCCGGTCTTTCGCCTGAGGGGCCACAGATTCCCGAAGGAGTCGATGATGTCGATGTGGCGATCCGGCCTGAGGAGGGTTTGGTGCTCGTGCTGGCCGGAGATGTTGATCAGCTCTTCGCCGACCTCGGAGAGGATCACGAGGGTCGTCATCGACCCGTTGATGAGTACCCGGCTCTTTCCTCCCCGGGAGATGATACGCTTGATCAACAGCTCCTCACCCTGGTCGTCGATGCCCCGCCGGGATAAAAGCTCCGTGACCGGATTGTCCTTCGGCAGATGAAACATCGCCTCCACCACCGCCTCGTCGGAGCCGGTGCGGATCAGATCGAGCTGGGCCCGGTCCCCCAATATCAGGTTGACGGCGCTGATGATGATGGATTTGCCGGCGCCGGTTTCCCCGCTCAGGATGTTCATGCCGCGGGTGAAGGTGATCCTGAGGGAATCGATGATGGCAAAATTTTGTATGGAAAGCTCCACCAGCATCGCTTATTTTCCTCCCCAGCGAAGTTTGCTGCGCAGTACCGAAAAATAATCGAGATGGGTCGGCTCCGCGAGGAGTATCTTGGTGGCGCCCCGGCTGATGGTGAGTCTCCTGTTCATCGGATATTGAAACCCCACCTGCCCGTCCAGGGTAACGAACACGTCGCTGCTTTCCGAGACGAGCTTGATATCAATGACCGCGTCCCCCGGAATGACAATCGGCCGGTTCGTGAGGGTGTGGGGACAGATGGGGGTGATGATAATGGCCGAGAGCGTCGGGTAAATGATGGGGCCGCCGGCGGACATATTGTAGCCGGTGGAGCCGGTGGGTGTGGAGATGATCAGACCGTCCCCCCGGTAGGTGGTCATGTACCTCTGGTTGATGTTGACCTTGAGGGTGATGATTCGGGCAAGCGCCCCCTTGTTGATAACCACGTCGTTCAGGGCGACATGGGGCGGTATAGTGGCGTCCTTCTCCAGCTCCGATCGGAGCGTCATTCGCTCCTCGATACGGTAGTCCCCCACCAATACCTTTTCCAGGACGTCGTAGATGTCCGGCAAAGAGATATTCGTCAGGAAACCGAGACCGCCCAGGTTGACGCCCAGAATCGGCACGCTGCTGTCCCCCACCTGTCTGGCGGCGTGAAGCAGGGTGCCGTCTCCACCCAGAACGATCACAAGATCGGACCGGCTCGTGATACTACCCGACGACACGGACTGCGGCAGGGTCATCTGGGAGGCGGTTTCCTCGTCCACGATCACCTCAATGCCGTATGTATCCAGCCAGGGGATCAGCTTGGAGATGATCTCTCCGGCCTGGGGCTTGTTTCGCTTGGCGATGATCCCGATGCGGTTGATATCGGGCCGATCGTCCTTTTTCCGGGCATTCATTGACGGTCCAATTCGATAATAACGGCAAGCACATACATACCATAGTTTCTCGAGGGTGTCCATATTCATTTTTAACCCGAGAGCGGTTGTCTTCGTCTAATTATCGTCGGTACGGTTTTTTTTGACGGGGGACAACTTCGTGTTATAATTAATATGAGTCTTTTATTTATATATCGGCGATTCATATCCATACCCGGAGAGGTGGAGGTATCCCCGGAAGATCGGGGGCGAGTGCAGAGTATGGGACATCGGGCATGAGCAAGCACAAGGATAAAAAGGCCGTCACCCCCTTCCGGCGTGAAGAATATATAACGCCGCCCCGGGTGTTGTGGCGAAGAAAGGTGTCAGAGGGGGTGGTGAACCCGCTGGCGGTGGTGGATCGATATGTCCTGTTGGAATTGGGGGATCATCTGTATGCCTTCAATGCGGTCGACGGCGCCCTGGCGGACGATACTGAATTCCACATCCGTATGCGGAACTGCCATCTCTACTACTCCTCGTTTTCCGGCCTCGATCCCCGGGATGTTCGGGGCATGTTCATGGGGCCACAGGAAACATCGGCGCTTTCGGCCAATCATGTGTACGATCTTTCGGACGGCAGCCGCGTGATGCAAAAGAGTGGTGGGACCGCCGGGGTCCCCCTCATGACCGACACACGGATTTACTACAGCTTTGTCGACAACGCGGGAGAAACCTCGGTCATCGCCCATGATCTAAAGGAGCGTCACACTCTTTGGGAACAGCGATTGATTGGTTACCAGGCGATCTTGAAATTTCCCCCCGCCACCGACGGCGAACTGCTGTTTATCCGATCCTATTCCTATCTTCATGCGTTAAGCATGCGGGACGGGGCGCTGGTCTGGTCCACGAAGCTGACCGGCAAGGAAAAGGAGGAGGGATATCGGGACATCGTCTATTTTTCGGCCCCGGTCTTTTATGACGGCGCCGTCTACCTGTTCCGAGACGAGTACATCATCCCCTATCATGTGAGGACCGGAGAGACGAATTATAATTCCTGGAGACGCTATCTCGGCTCCATCGGGCTTTCGGCCATGGAGGCGGGGCCGTCCCCCATCCTGAAGAGGGGCCGAATCTATACCGCGGGGGCGCTTTATTATATCAGCGGGCACCTGGCGGCCTTGGGCGGATCGGATATGGCGGGCGGAGACGGCTATTCCCGGGTGTGCGCGTTCGATCTGGAGATGAAACGAACGATCTGGGAGGTGGACGCAGGCGATACATCGGTAAGTCATATCGCACTGGGCGGCAAGTATCTGTTGGCGGTGGATTATGAGGGGAAGGTGATCTGTTTTTCCACGGTGAACGGGGCGATACTGTGGGGCGGAACCCTGGACGGCGGAGTGCGGGTGCGTCCGGTCTTTTTTTTCGGCAGGGTCTACGTGGCCACCGATACCGGTTGGCTCTACTGTCTCGCCCTGTAACGGGTGCATTCCCGCACGCGGCGTGCCGAACGGGCCGGGTCGAGACGGTTTTTCGAAATCCGCCTTGGGAGGGAGAGTCGCCCGCATTTCGATACACCCTGCAAAAATGCAGAGAACAGGGAAAGAGGGGGTGTGATACATATCACGGTATTTTTGTTGAAAATGTCCTATCATAGGATAGAACCAATCAAAAAACATGGGGAGGAAAGACCATGAGAAAGAATAGAAGCATGCGCCTGTTTGTTTTATTAATGGGTGCGGCGGCATTGCTCCTTGCCGGGTGTTATTCCTACGGCGGATATAACAACGGCTATTATGGGGGCAACCCGTACAACAATTACGGGCTGACACCGACGCTGAGCGGTACGTTGCTTGGCGGATTGGCGGGAGCGGGTCTGGGTGCGGTCATCGGGAATGAGAGTGGTCATGCGGAGGAAGGTGCGGGCATCGGCGCCCTGGCAGGATCCCTCATCGGCGGGACCATCGGGTATGCATTTGAAAATCAGAATCGAAGATACTACGATCAACAGTACAACTCCGAATATAACAACCGGTATTACGGAGATCCCTCCTACAACGATCCGTATTATAACGACCCCTATTACAATGATCCCTACTACAACGACCCCAACTATTACCCGTATTACGGCGGCGAATACAATACGAACAATCCTCCACGGGAAAGCTCTCCGACCTACTCCGACAACTACTACAAGGAGCAAAACCGTCGGGTTATGTCGCCGTAACGATGACGAAAAACGTACCATGGGCCCGCCGGATACGGAGGGCCCGTGTTTTTCAATGGTTTGATGAGGAGAGGTGATTATAATGAAACGTATATACAAAAAGAAGGGCAAGGGGGTAATCGTATTCCTTGCCCTGTCCCTCGCCCTCGTGTTCGGTTTGGTAAGCTGCACCTCGTCCGGCGGAGTTTCTCCCACAGTCGCGGGGGCGCTCATCGGCGCCGGCGTGGGAGCGGGCCTGGGGGCGGTTATCGGGAATGAGTCCGGCCATGCCGGAGAGGGGGCCGCCATCGGTGCCGTGAGTGGCGCGCTGGTGGGGGGCGCCATCGGCTACGCCTTCGAGCGGCAGGAACAGCAGTTCAATGACATGGGCTACGAGACGTCCCACTCCGGAAACCGAATGACGGCCTATTTCCCCAACGATGTATTGTTTGCATACGACAGCGCGGAGCTTCTGCCCGGCGCGTATTCGGAACTCCAGCGGGTTGCGGGCATCATCAACAGCGATCCGTCGGTTTCGGTCATCATCGAGGGACATACCGACAGCGACGGTACCCGGGAGTACAACCAGATGCTGTCCGAAAAGCGGGCGAACGCGGTCAGAAACGCACTGATATCCTACGGCGTCGATCCCCGCAGGATTACGGCCTACGGATACGGTGAGGACCGACCTATTGTTCCCAACGACTCGGCGCATAACAAGCAAACGAATCGTCGAGTGGAGTTGATCATGGTAGGGTCGTCATAACGGACGCCCTCCCGTATGGATCTGGAAAAGCCCTCGATATTGGGGGCTTTTTTCTAATGGCGGAGTATATTCCGTTCTGTTTTTTCTTTGTGTTCGCCCGGTATTGGTGTATGCTGATATCGTTAAAAGATATGGATATAAAATAGGCGTGGTGTAGGATTTTTTATCGAATCGTTGGCATCGGGAAGGAAATTCACCGTGTTTTCAGTGCGGTTGTTTGTTATATTGCTGGTTTGTGTGTGCCTTGTGACGCCGGCGGGCTGCGCCACTATGGGTAGGACGGGTCTTGCGG
This sequence is a window from Candidatus Zymogenaceae bacterium. Protein-coding genes within it:
- a CDS encoding OmpA family protein; translated protein: MKRIYKKKGKGVIVFLALSLALVFGLVSCTSSGGVSPTVAGALIGAGVGAGLGAVIGNESGHAGEGAAIGAVSGALVGGAIGYAFERQEQQFNDMGYETSHSGNRMTAYFPNDVLFAYDSAELLPGAYSELQRVAGIINSDPSVSVIIEGHTDSDGTREYNQMLSEKRANAVRNALISYGVDPRRITAYGYGEDRPIVPNDSAHNKQTNRRVELIMVGSS
- a CDS encoding YfcE family phosphodiesterase, whose product is MRVAVISDTHHNTNRANEVLDLIAPFDVLIHAGDGVGDLATLAGAGEFQTVGVTGNEDTGGDYPPETTLDLSGLLCHVTHGHQFDLNPYAPRDIWKKNMDDLAHRGNALGARLIIFGHTHRPHLSERSGVVLLNPGDLYPLAPHSHAGLILIGQESFEVSVTRCDRDDRCEVVLSGSFQIPKEARTK
- a CDS encoding glycine zipper 2TM domain-containing protein → MRKNRSMRLFVLLMGAAALLLAGCYSYGGYNNGYYGGNPYNNYGLTPTLSGTLLGGLAGAGLGAVIGNESGHAEEGAGIGALAGSLIGGTIGYAFENQNRRYYDQQYNSEYNNRYYGDPSYNDPYYNDPYYNDPYYNDPNYYPYYGGEYNTNNPPRESSPTYSDNYYKEQNRRVMSP
- a CDS encoding PQQ-binding-like beta-propeller repeat protein translates to MSKHKDKKAVTPFRREEYITPPRVLWRRKVSEGVVNPLAVVDRYVLLELGDHLYAFNAVDGALADDTEFHIRMRNCHLYYSSFSGLDPRDVRGMFMGPQETSALSANHVYDLSDGSRVMQKSGGTAGVPLMTDTRIYYSFVDNAGETSVIAHDLKERHTLWEQRLIGYQAILKFPPATDGELLFIRSYSYLHALSMRDGALVWSTKLTGKEKEEGYRDIVYFSAPVFYDGAVYLFRDEYIIPYHVRTGETNYNSWRRYLGSIGLSAMEAGPSPILKRGRIYTAGALYYISGHLAALGGSDMAGGDGYSRVCAFDLEMKRTIWEVDAGDTSVSHIALGGKYLLAVDYEGKVICFSTVNGAILWGGTLDGGVRVRPVFFFGRVYVATDTGWLYCLAL
- a CDS encoding DUF3160 domain-containing protein; translated protein: MKILHISLILCSLALLLLPAGLALALDPGSDGFAEYDKPAVTVPETYRGYTLPIDAADLSNTGSFDLTPAQMEHLKANGFVVKPADWKEFYPLYDQTFYMEEPSFVTTDAALHVYHLLFDKILRDLERERFAPDITALSTALRIDAEKLYNELSGTSMEETAKLVLAYFSVAEKLLDPQTPIPEPVRDIVTKELALIDAHTGLSEGVLFPGQVEDYSQYVPRGHYTKSEDLSRYFRAMMWYGRRCFRLDNSDETKAALLITYLMDTTGVGADPAASVWERVYEPTGFLVGKSDDLSISDYRPIMKEVFGASFSPKDLGDKKKLSAFMEKAETLPPPQINSMWVYIWEDEDEVTKGFRFMGQRFVLDAYIFEQLIFRNVGTLENPRMLPVGLDVMAALGSDEALSILEKTGETAYLNYPEQMEKVKAEIAGLKEDSWTQTIYWAWLYTFLPLLEEKGASYPAFMRNDSWERKDLATAMGSWTELKHDTILYAKQVMAEMGGEEPPVITGWVEPQPEVYARLLALTRMTRTGLDSRALLTENVSDILDRLDSLLVFLLDVSQKELKGIFLERDEYDRIMYIGGTLEWLTLSAADGEGYAGFFEKIDSALVADVATDAGGSVLEEATGRVFEIYVAVPNGNGGLSIARGGVFSYYEFPWPIGDRLTDESWRLMLDEGRQPDRPAWTDTFIK
- a CDS encoding GNAT family N-acetyltransferase, with the translated sequence MIRKARIEDIPAMRRLIEPYGKSGDMLPVSLSELYDRIRSYFVFDREDDGVVGAAALHVTWGPHGMENNGGTDPPIGSSSALPMTGGLAEIRSLAVNKAHQNIGIAGKLIDACIADAPSLGVNHIFVLTYIPEFFRRFGFTVVDKAVLPHKIWSHCLKCVYFPDCRETAMILDLERE
- a CDS encoding NAD(+)/NADH kinase — translated: MNRIGIIAKRNKPQAGEIISKLIPWLDTYGIEVIVDEETASQMTLPQSVSSGSITSRSDLVIVLGGDGTLLHAARQVGDSSVPILGVNLGGLGFLTNISLPDIYDVLEKVLVGDYRIEERMTLRSELEKDATIPPHVALNDVVINKGALARIITLKVNINQRYMTTYRGDGLIISTPTGSTGYNMSAGGPIIYPTLSAIIITPICPHTLTNRPIVIPGDAVIDIKLVSESSDVFVTLDGQVGFQYPMNRRLTISRGATKILLAEPTHLDYFSVLRSKLRWGGK
- a CDS encoding TldD/PmbA family protein; amino-acid sequence: MNHRERFELLRDRLEGRLASAGVPDWEIYYGASSRLGISAEDGGVEDYSFSAPYGVSLRVINDGGIGFSFATRPDDDALDRMVADSLAGAQHTAKDDRYRFADPAHEIPDVGPLTDEGLEDVPLPEKIERALAIERSALAVDPRVKRVRGARYGEVRATMFLANSLGVDVGYEKTVVSAQTMAMAGDGSDQEMGWDAEFALTAGRIDPERVGRRAGEEAVSRLGAKKAPTCSCAALFVPQAAVDILEVLSSSFLGENVMKGKSMLAKKLGTRVFSEQVTIVDDGLLPGGVATSPVDGEGVPAGTLELISKGVLNGFLYDLVNAARAGVEPTGSAARGGVTAPPTSNVRNFFIKPGDADADALIAGMGTGVIITDLMGVHTADPVTGEFSVGASGFLVENGKKGAPFKEAAIAGDLMTLFSRIIAVGNDLRFYGGTGSPSFVVEGLDVSGE
- the recN gene encoding DNA repair protein RecN, producing MLVELSIQNFAIIDSLRITFTRGMNILSGETGAGKSIIISAVNLILGDRAQLDLIRTGSDEAVVEAMFHLPKDNPVTELLSRRGIDDQGEELLIKRIISRGGKSRVLINGSMTTLVILSEVGEELINISGQHEHQTLLRPDRHIDIIDSFGNLWPLRRKTGELIRRVRTLTEQMESLRMDEAEKERRIEFLRFQIKEIDDAKLAAGEEEELREERTLLANAEKLFKNADEAHRLLYAMENSASENIAEALSKVRELAELDKNLGALAETLAEALYGIEDAGKELESYASRVSFDPERLDQVQERLRLISSLKKKYAQTPDGTITDILAFAEKAKAELSGIEMSEENIQRLKGEIETVKAEALRHARELGKQRRDVGARFSRMVEEEVSSLGMQGTRFVVNIDTRKAKEGEFSLDGIAANPTGIDRVEFFISPNVGEEPRALARIASGGELSRLLLAMKKTLAQTQVIPTLIFDEVDSGIGGGIAQVVGKKLKQVSSHQQVICITHLPQIASFADTHYSVVKDAARTGADTSRTITRVERLSQDERVMEIARMLGGEIITETTLNHAKEMIETAR